Sequence from the Fusarium oxysporum Fo47 chromosome VI, complete sequence genome:
GGGTTGACGGTGCAGTGGATTGAAAGCAAGCAAGTGCAACTTGACCAAGCTGAGATGAATGCTGCAGCGGCCGAGGCAAGGATGCATTCCGAGGGACACGCAGGTTTCACAGAACTACAGCGTGCGgatctcttcatcactaGACTCTGGCTTCGCACGTTGCTCTGGCAATTAGCGCTCTCGCAAGGACTTTTGCGTTCAGGGTCTTCAGATACGACCCACGAAGGCCTATCGCTGCAGTTCCCGGCGTCTCGATTATCAATACAACTCCGCAGCTTGGTCGGGCAGTTGGATAGTATTGTGAGTATAGCGACGCAAGGCAGCGGTATCATACAAAAGCTCTTTGAGATCGCCAGCACAATTGCCGACGTGCTCGCTCTACCTTCAGGGCACAACCAAGCAGAGGATGAACTGAGACCACATGTCAAGGACTTTCTTTACGTGGTCAACTTTTTGCTAGATCTGGGGTTGATGAGAGAAAATCAGAAGGATTATCTCCGCGAGAAATATCACATGTTACAGCCGTTGAACACCGAGGGAAGGATGCCTGCACATGCTGGTGAGCAAGCGGTCGCTTCTTAGAATGATGATACTGTCTGGATAGTGTCTCGGTACTTGGCCAGGATAGTAAACGTTATGATCCTTCGTAGTATGTGCAGGTTGGCAGAACAGGATtagccatgatgaatgatgatTACCAAGCTTTCCCCAGTTTAACATGCCATTTTTCAGAGTATCGGGTTATTCCAGGTTCAGAAGCTTCAAGCGCACGACCTCATGTGAAAATTTCAAGAATAAGGCCTTCATCTTTGAAACTGACTTCTTGCATGGACAGCTCATAAGCCCAAGATATCAAGACCGATCATCCTCCAGGTTTCTGCAGATACAAGGGGTTTTTACCTCTTGGCGCCACCCAAAGAGTCCCACTCAAACGACGTCAAATAAATCTTTATCAGAACTCAACCCACGTACCCTAAACCTTGACCACTTTCAATGTCAAACATGCATTTTCAACCAGTCGAGCAAATGATTGACGAGGCATATATTGCTCGCCCTCAGGACGAATCTCAAGCTGATACTGCAGCCACCAATGATGCTCTAGACGACGTTTTTGGCTCGGGACCTTCATCTCCCACCGAATTTCGCCATGACGATGAGTCAGCAACATCACACCCCTCAGATATTCGCCGTTTGCAAACAGAGCACACAACTGCTGGATACCGCGAGGGTATTACCGTTTCAAAAGAAAGCAGTCTTCAAGCTGGATTTGACGAGGGATTCAGTCTTGGCGCAAGCGTTGGCATGAGAGCAGGTCAAACTCTGGGCTTGCTCGAAGGCATCAACGAAGCGGTTCGTGGTCTTAACGAAGTAGATTCTTCCAAGATCGCCGAACTCCTGAAACAAGCACGCGAAGAACTCAGTACACAAGGCTTGTTCACGCCTGAGTATTGGTCCGAAGATGGTAACTGGAAATATGAAGTCACTCCAGCTATGGGGGCCGAAGATGTTGTGTTCTCAGATGTGGCTGATGCGCATCCACTTGTGAGGAAATGGACGAAGATTGTGGATGAGCAAGTCGCTATGTGGAAGATAGATAGGAGCATCTTGGATGATGAGACTGGGGTTAGGTTGGAGAGGGATGAACCACTTGGTTCCGGGGCTGCACTGACAGCAAAGAAGCCGTTAGATTGGTGAACACGGGAGAATCACCAACACTGCAACGGAGGAATACGGAGGGATAAGTGCGCACGGAAAAGATTGAGGTATGTCAGCTGTCTTGTTTACGGTTCGCTTGCTAACCATGCTAGACCAAAAGATTCTGCCAACACCTGAAGCACGGCATGTGGGATTTGCATGAGTTGTCAAAGGGCTAACTTGTATTTATTGCCATGAGATGTGTCCAAGCGCAGCTCCATTGAAGAGATTCTCATGGCCCACGGCATATTTACCAAACCTCACCTATTGGCATTGGCCTCTGTTGATATGGTGCAAGTCATCGTGCCGAAAGTCCAGGATCCGCTCATTCTACTGTAATGATAGTGGGCACAAGGCAACTGACTAGAAATACGTCTGGCCATGTATCAATTGAGCTATCTATCTCGGTGATACTGAAGCATTATCGCACAGGGCAGAGTCCCACCACGACTCCAGGGATCTGAGACTCGAAATATTCTCTTATTCGGATTCTCAATAGCGCATTTATCCACGCAACAAAGTGACCAGTCTTGTCGGTGAATCAAGCATCGTGTTACTCCGTGTAACCTGGTGCTTGAGTTGGCGTTGTTGCCCATATTTGCTGACACACCGACAGTTCAACAGCCCATGCGAGGTGTCTCAGGCGCAACACGTCGACAATACCAGGCCCCCGGTAGGTAGCAAGCATCGTAATGCCCTTCCTCGGTTGATAAGTATGTGCAATGCATTGTGATCCTTGTGGCTTGTACTGTATCATACCCCTCCTGACACCGCTTCTCTAGTGCTGCGTTCTCAAGGTATCGAAGGACCTATTGCTTGAAGGGGCGGCGATAACGGCTACTTCGATTTGCTGTCATGCAAAGTAGTGATTGTAGCTCGCTGAGTGCATATCGATCCCACTCCCGAAGCAGATCACCTTTGATCCGAGAATACCGTATCATGCAGATCCCTCTTCGTACTTGAAGCCTTGGTGAAGGGGAGCTCAGTGCGTCACACCAAAATCTAGttgatggccaagatgacTTGTCGTTGACCGCGGATCTCAACCATTGACATATGCCTGAAGGGTTTTGGCCACATCTTCGATTCGCTCGTACTTTCCGTAGAGCTCCTTCGTTGTCTCCCAATCACGGCCGTCTCTGCCAAACATCATAAGTTTGACAACCCTTCCGTCATTATCCATGACAACTCTGCCACTTCGATCATCAGCCCAAGAGAATCGAATCTGTTTGGCCTCGATATCAGCTATTCCAACCTCGACAATGTCATCAGGCAGAAGCGTATCGTCCATCCTATCGTGCAATCCGAGGCTTCGACGCAGGTCCGCAGAGACACCAAGTCGGTTGTGATAACGCACGATTTCTCTTCGAAGCGCTCTGACGAAACGATCGAGGTTCTGCTGGGGAGACTTGTCGCTCTCCGGCCGTGGTGCCGGAAGATAACGGGCTGCCAAGCCGGCTATGGGTATCGCAGAGGGCAGAGTATTTCGGTGGATGCGCAGGTATTTGGAATTGAAGTAGGGCCTGTTGAGCATGACATAGTAAGGGAGCAGGAATTGGCTCTTCGACATGACTTCGAAGCGCAAGCCAAGGACATGCCCTCCGTCAACTGCGTTGGGATCAGGGTCTTGGACCTTAAAAGCAGTGACAGAGCTGCCTATACGATAAAGACATTGCTGGTTATATGCTTTCTGTTTGTCGGCTTCGCTCAGTAGTTTCGTACGGGATGGGATATTCCGAGATGATAGAGAATTCTTAGATAGGACGAGAAAAGCTTGTGTCGAGGGCGCAGCAAGAATTGTTGATGTTTCGATTTTGAGCGACTTGCGCAAAGCAGCGGCTATTGAATGCATTAGATCATGTTTTGATGCGCCATTGTGTACAACGACTAGCCTTGTTCTTTAAGCGCTATAATCTCTTGATCAAGGAGTTCGCTATTGGTTGGAGAAGTTGATTCGGATGACATGTTTGTCCAGTGTATATGggatgaagagatggtgAGTAAGGttgctgatgatgttgttttATTACAGTCTGTTTATAAACAATTGGTTCCCTGGCTACCATTGGTTGAAGCTGTGACTGGGGGGACGATAAGATAAGAGTCATCAAGTTTCCAAATTTTGACTAGCATCGAATGGAATGACCATGTGATCTCTAATAACCTTCAAATCACAGGCCAAAGTGAGGTATATTCATGGAAGTTTTAAATATTTGTTTAGCAAATTATCCAGTCTCCGTGTAATGATACCATTGCTACTGCACCCTTGTTAGCATTTCTGTCAACCAATGTCTTGGTCTCCATCTGTAAGTCATCCTCCAGTGACAGATCGGACTTGTTCTTATTGGCTGTGACCCCGgaacatcatcagcagccaaACCCCTGACgcgcttcctcttctggaaAGATGCGAGTTCCGAAGAGTCCTTGGCTTTTGGGGTTTGGATCTGCTAGGTTCACGCAGCGGTTTGTGAGCGTGGCACCTTGTTGGGTTCAGGATCAGTTTAGGTATTTCAACGGTTTGGATCCTTTTTCTTAGAGGGTTACGAATATTCCGACCGTTATCGTTACGTCCAATTGAGATATCTCTTACGTAGTCGATATCTGTTGCCACTGAAGCTTTTCAAAAAGGCCAGGTAGAATAATCATCCTTACCTATCCCCATTCAAGATCCTAGATCCATCTTCAGGAAATAGTCCAATCATATTTCACCATTAAAGGCCACGGTAGCGGGAGCCTGCCAGGTtccctttttttttatccGCCAAACCGTATCCGAAACGCAGGCCAGTAGTGACCTTCTACATCTGAGGCCCGCTTCAGATTTACTGGTACCTACCTAGCTCAGTACTCCAGGAACTGACAAATACAGGtcttccatttcttcttcattcctTCAACTACATTCTCTCACTCACTCAAACATTATTCTTCACTTCACTTCTCTTCGAATTCTACTTCTTGGCTTTACACAACTTACAACCCCTATCCTTGAAATTCTCCATATTATACGTCACGACAAGACATCTCGAACCCACCCGCATCTGACTTTGACGCTTCTGACGCCTCGTCGCATTCGTTCAACCCCCCTTTACATCCTTCCACGGTACTACCACTCCTTTATACTGTACGCGCCGTAGTCTCGACTCTCCGTTACTCTTGGCCCCTATGACCGCCAGGGCTCGACGACCTCAAAACAAACCCGCCCGGCCGCCCCTGACGATCAAGACAGAAGCAGAGGATGCGAATGGAAACGGTCACCTCAACGGCAACGGCAAAATGAGCAGCGGAGTAGAGATGCGCCGCAAGGCGGCCAACCCAGACGTCGATAACGTTGctgccaacttcatcaagagcGAGTCCTTTTCCCTCGACGATCCGATTCCAAAGACCCCTTCTCTTAACAACCACGGTTTCTTCGATCTTCCTCGACAAGACCAGAGGAACTTTCTCCTCTTGGTACTTCTATACTTCTTGCAGGGCATCCCCATGGGCTTGGCCACAGGCTCTGTGCCTTTTTTGCTGAAGAACCATATGTCGTACAGTGAAATTGGTATCTTCAGTCTTGCTTCATACCCTTACTCTCTGAAGCTCTTCTGGAGTCCTTTCGTGGACGCTGTTTGGAGTCCCAAGATTGGTCGGCGCAAGACATGGATCGTCCCGATTCAGTTTCTCTCCGGCTTCGGCATGCTCTGGTTGGGATCCCATgtggaagacatgatggcCTCCGCCGGTAAGCCTGGCGGCATGACAGCGTTCTCGTTTATGCTTTGGTGGTTCTTTCTCGTCCTCATG
This genomic interval carries:
- a CDS encoding Cenp-O kinetochore centromere component-domain-containing protein, whose translation is MSSESTSPTNSELLDQEIIALKEQAAALRKSLKIETSTILAAPSTQAFLVLSKNSLSSRNIPSRTKLLSEADKQKAYNQQCLYRIGSSVTAFKVQDPDPNAVDGGHVLGLRFEVMSKSQFLLPYYVMLNRPYFNSKYLRIHRNTLPSAIPIAGLAARYLPAPRPESDKSPQQNLDRFVRALRREIVRYHNRLGVSADLRRSLGLHDRMDDTLLPDDIVEVGIADIEAKQIRFSWADDRSGRVVMDNDGRVVKLMMFGRDGRDWETTKELYGKYERIEDVAKTLQAYVNG